The sequence below is a genomic window from Spirochaetota bacterium.
TTTCAAAAACGAACCTTGGATTCTTCAAGATTGCGTCCTTAAAATAGACATGCTTGAGTCCCCCCGGGTACCCTGAATGCCAGAAAAATACCTTAAACTGACTCTTCTTACCTGTCATAATTGCTCTTGAAGCATTCTTGACTATTACATAATCACCGTTGTCAATATGAGGAGTATAATCTACTTTATGCTTACCCATAAGTAGTCTTGCTATCACAACACCTAACCTACC
It includes:
- the rplM gene encoding 50S ribosomal protein L13 gives rise to the protein MKTIMIKGSQVSRRYYVIDAANKPVGRLGVVIARLLMGKHKVDYTPHIDNGDYVIVKNASRAIMTGKKSQFKVFFWHSGYPGGLKHVYFKDAILKNPRFVFERVVRGMLPKNRLRKHRLRRMIVVKDDNVKIPSGAIEYKV